In Hyalangium gracile, the sequence TCCAGCCCCGGCAAGGGACTGATGGCCGCCTGGAACTCCGGCAGCACCTCCACCGTCACCTCCATGTCGCCGCCCGGCAGCTCGCGCGCGTGGGCCTTGGCATGGTTGACGCCCGTCTGGAGCACGCGCGTCATGTGATTGAGCATCCGGCGAGCGCCCCACATGCGCGCCATGCCGAACAGCGCCTTGCCCATGCTCGTGGAGCCGAACCCCTCCAGCGCCTTGAGCCCCAGCTGGTAGCGGGCCTCCTCACGCGGCAGGTCCGGGAAGCGCAGCTCCGCGCACAGCTTGAGCGTGCCCAGCAGCGTGGACAGCGGGTAGGCGCTGAGCAGCGGCCGGTCCACGTCCACCCCCAGGGACAGCAGCTTGCGCCGGGCCTCCGTATCCAGCCGGTCCTTCATGGCGTGGAGCAGCAGGCCCTCCATCAGCTGGTCGAAGGCCACAGGCTCTCTGCGCAGGGGCTGCTCGAGGGGCATGGCTCGCACGCTTTGCTCCTGGGACTTCAAGGTGGGCAGGTGTGTCTCGGGAGGCCGGGAAGTTTCAGGTGTCCGCCGGAGCGTCGTAGTCCGGCGTCAGGTCCACCGCGTTCACGGTGAGCAGGTGGTAGATGGTGATGTTGCTCACCCAGAAGAAGATGGCGCCGAAGCTCACGTAGACGAGCGGCGAGCCCGGCCACACCTGCAGCGGGTTGCCGGCGATCTTCGCCGCCACGAAGCCTCCCGCCCACTCGATGCACCAGGAGATCGCCGCGCCGTAGGCCACCCGCCGCCACACCGGCAGGCGCTTCGGGTAGAACCAGTAGTAGTGCAGCGTCCACATCACCCCGATGCCGAACGCCCAGATCATCAGGCTGGCGAACGAGAACCAGTGGTACGGCGAGCTCGGGTACACCCACCCCCACTCGCCCTGCACGATGCGGAACAGCTGGTTCTGCGTCAGCTCCAGCAGCCAGAAGATGGGCGTGAGGTAGAGGATCTGCGTCGCCAGCACGCGCGCGTACGTGAAGAAGGACCTCTCTTGAGGCCCCGTGACCAAGGTGAGCGTGTTCATCCTTCCCCTCCAAGCTGGGCGGATTGACGAGGTGGCGCGGTCTGCGGTGGATGGATTGAAGGGTCTACCGCCACTCTCTTGCTTCTGTTCAGCCGACAACCTGTTGCGAGAGAGCGCCACGCGAGACGCTCGCATGTCGCTCGCGATCAGGAAAGAGGGCCTTCGCCCAGGTGGACAAGGGCGGGTTGCTCTGCCATCCGCGCCGACAGTGTCTCACACCCTGGAGCCGTGAGGCCGACCTGACAAGGAGGCCTCCCACTTCCAATCCGCTACGTCACCCGCGCGGCAGGTGCACCGTGAAGGTGGTGCCTGCCTGCGGGGTGGACACCACGTCGACGGTGCCGCCGTGGCCACGGACGATCTCCCGGACGATGTAGAGGCCCAGACCGATGCTGCGGCTGTGCTGGCCCGTGGTGGGCTCGCCTCGCGTGAGCGGCTCGAAGAGGCGGGGGAGCATCTCGGGAGAGATGGGGGTGCCCTCGTTGTGGACCTCGAGGAGGGCGGGGCTCGACGCCGTGTCCGTCCGCACGCGCACCGGGGTGCCGGGCGGGCTGTAGGCCAGCGCGTTGCCCACCAGGTTGGTCAGCACCTGCGCGATGCGATCCGGATCCCACTCGCCGTGGCCTTCTCCGCGCGTCTCCACCTGCACCTGGCGCTCGGGGTGGGCCAGCAGCACCTCGTCCACCACGTGGCGGGTGATGTCGTGCAGATCCATGGGCCGGCGCTTCAGCGGGAGGCCGGAGCCCAGGCGCGTCTGGGTGAAGTCCAGGAAGTCTCGGATGAGGCGCGTGGCCCTGTCACAGGACGAGCCGATGCGGTGCACGGCCTTGAGCTGCCGCTCGTTCAGCCCCGGGCTGGCCTGGAGCAGCCCCGCCGCCATGGTGATGGCCCCCAGCGGGTTGCGCAGGTCATGGGACACGATGCCGATGAGCTGCTGCTCGAACTCCGTCCGGCGGCGCAGCTCCTCCTGGTCGCGCCGCTGCTGCTGGAAGAAGCGGGCGTTCTCGATGGACAGCGCCGCCTTGTTGGCGAGCTCCTCCAGCAGCCGCAGGTCCTCCGGCGTGAAGGACCGCCCCGGGGTGATACGCGTGGTGGTCAGCGTGCCGATGACGCGCCCCTGCGCCCGGAGCGGAACGACGAGGCAGGA encodes:
- a CDS encoding DUF2378 family protein → MPLEQPLRREPVAFDQLMEGLLLHAMKDRLDTEARRKLLSLGVDVDRPLLSAYPLSTLLGTLKLCAELRFPDLPREEARYQLGLKALEGFGSTSMGKALFGMARMWGARRMLNHMTRVLQTGVNHAKAHARELPGGDMEVTVEVLPEFQAAISPLPGLDPHFVRGIIAQLVEVCGARLPVTLVTPTEPSGQSFTYRVPLSQAPAGTTGPVVLARVR